The proteins below come from a single Papaver somniferum cultivar HN1 chromosome 11, ASM357369v1, whole genome shotgun sequence genomic window:
- the LOC113320638 gene encoding high mobility group B protein 6-like: protein MLTTPIKKMKQKNGRTPLQLKNIPANPITDDGVKTKGKGKSEWIEISLTGKENYFNVMKKVENNNKDLEIIQSNNNDNVPIKIESFDSSLAEELGVIRKKLERLRLEKERTEKMLREMDLVLDMEMKEMEMRGKMQKELEMEVVKLQRLNELRSFCMRATRIQSLREIEEAKKIKESQLKEEETENEIEKSEASSSSRVNDDDQSLVFF from the exons ATGTTAACAACTCCAATCAAGAAAATGAAGCAAAAAAATGGCAGAACACCTCTACAACTCAAGAACATTCCTGCAAATCCGATTACTGATGATGGAGTTAAGACTAAGGGAAAGGGGAAGTCTGAATGGATTGAGATATCATTAACCGGCAAAGAGAACTATTTCAATGTAATGAAGAAAGTTGAGAATAATAATAAAGATCTGGAGATTATTCAGAgtaataataatgataatgtaCCGATTAAGATTGAATCGTTTGATTCATCCTTAGCTGAGGAATTAGGTGTGATTAGGAAGAAACTTGAGAGATTGAGATTGGAAAAGGAGAGAACTGAAAAGATGTTGAGAGAGATGGATTTGGTGTTGGATATGGAAATGAAAGAGATGGAGATGAGAGGGAAGATGCAGAAGGAATTGGAAATGGAAGTTGTCAAGTTACAGAGATTGAATGAACTTAGATCCTTTTGTATG AGAGCTACTCGAATCCAATCGCTTAGAGAAATTGAAGAAGCAAAGAAGATTAAAGAATCTCAATTGAAG GAGGAGGAAACAGAAAATGAGATAGAGAAATCAGAAGCATCGTCATCCTCGAGGGTAAATGATGATGATCAGAGCTTGGTTTTCTTTTGA